One part of the Humulus lupulus chromosome 9, drHumLupu1.1, whole genome shotgun sequence genome encodes these proteins:
- the LOC133800731 gene encoding NAD(P)H-quinone oxidoreductase subunit T, chloroplastic — translation MASTTAGAFQALHSLALGSSRRISRAITSKRRAGGRVRFRVCAVSQGPSKRERAPPGVDTRIHWENEDEGWVGGSGGAASTSSESTSAVDQQRNFLGEFSDLLNDSTDSHYQFLGVSAEADLEEIKGAYRRLSKEYHPDTTSLPLKAASEKFLRLREVYHVLSNDESRRFYDWTLAQEAASRQAEKIRMKLEDPYEQDLSNYEPVPDIVDRLGGKNMALSDQAMTALTIDVFILFFAIGCIIYVIFFKEPY, via the exons ATGGCTTCCACAACAGCCGGTGCTTTTCAAGCTTTACACTCTTTAGCGCTTGGGAGCTCTAGAAGAATAAGCAGAGCAATAACGTCAAAAAGAAGAGCCGGTGGCCGTGTTAGGTTTCGGGTGTGCGCAGTGTCGCAAGGCCCCAGCAAGAGGGAGAGAGCGCCGCCGGGAGTAGACACTAGAATCCATTGGGAAAACGAAGATGAAGGTTGGGTTGGCGGAAGCGGCGGTGCCGCCAGTACTTCTTCGGAGTCAACCAGTGCCGTAGACCAGCAGAGGAATTTCTTAGGAGAGTTCTCTGATTTGCTCAACGACTCTACTGATTCCCATTACCA GTTCTTAGGAGTATCAGCAGAAGCGGATTTAGAAGAGATCAAAGGAGCTTACAGGAGGTTATCAAAAGAATACCATCCAGACACAACCTCTCTTCCTCTTAAAGCCGCGTCAGAAAAGTTTTTGAGGCTGAGAGAAGTGTACCATGTGCTGAGCAACGATGAGAGCCGCCGGTTCTATGATTGGACGCTTGCGCAGGAGGCCGCGAGCCGGCAAGCCGAGAAGATAAGGATGAAGTtggaagatccttatgaacaagATTTGAGCAACTATGAACCTGTCCCAGACATAGTTGATCGTCTGGGTGGAAAGAACATGGCTCTCAGTGATCAGGCAATGACTGCTCTTACCATTGatgttttcattcttttttttgCCATTGGTTGTATTATTTATGTCATCTTCTTCAAAGAACCGTATTAA